The following coding sequences are from one Ovis canadensis isolate MfBH-ARS-UI-01 breed Bighorn chromosome 7, ARS-UI_OviCan_v2, whole genome shotgun sequence window:
- the LOC138444166 gene encoding thymosin beta-4-like yields the protein MSDKPHKAELEKFDKLKLNKTETQEKNALPSKETIEQEKQAGES from the coding sequence ATGTCTGACAAACCCCATAAGGCTGAACTAGAGAAGTTTGATAAGTTGAAattgaataaaacagaaacacaagagaaaaatgcACTGCCTTCAAAAGAAACTATTGAACAGGAAAAGCAAGCAGGGGAGTCATAA